In Ignavibacteriales bacterium, a single window of DNA contains:
- a CDS encoding MTH1187 family thiamine-binding protein: MKVVVDLTIIPIGVGISLSKYIAECEKVLSASNCKTQLHANGTNIEGEWDDVFAAIKKCHEVLHKMGTPRIFTTVHAGTRIDREQSMEDKIKSVQGKLI, encoded by the coding sequence ATGAAAGTAGTCGTAGATCTTACAATAATTCCGATTGGTGTGGGAATATCGCTCTCAAAATATATCGCTGAATGCGAGAAGGTACTTTCCGCATCGAATTGTAAAACCCAGCTCCATGCCAACGGCACTAATATTGAAGGTGAGTGGGACGATGTATTTGCGGCTATCAAAAAATGTCACGAAGTTTTGCATAAAATGGGTACGCCAAGGATATTTACTACTGTTCATGCCGGCACGCGAATAGACCGCGAACAGTCGATGGAAGATAAAATAAAAAGTGTTCAAGGTAAATTAATTTGA
- a CDS encoding DUF4097 family beta strand repeat protein, with protein sequence MKNIILAIMILLLVGISFNFPVICQESRTINKTIDLPPDGKVSIDTYKGSITISTWDNPKVEIIAEIVSDGEGDDEQEKVDDTEIKIRERGNEVTIETDYDRVHDHHSWFFDLFGVNSGSMPFVHYRISMPVTASLKIKDYKSDTKITDLKSSLKMETYKGNIVVRQFEGAIDLETYKGDVAVYFAQFSDDSKFETYKGKIEIIIPEKTNVTIDADLGRRVEFDSDFDIRFKSHSRHDSNVFEKINGGGNVLRISSEKGEIRIRKH encoded by the coding sequence ATGAAAAATATTATTCTTGCAATTATGATTTTGTTGTTGGTCGGGATATCGTTTAATTTTCCCGTAATTTGCCAGGAGTCACGCACAATCAACAAAACAATCGATCTTCCACCCGATGGAAAGGTTTCCATCGATACATATAAGGGGTCAATTACAATATCGACATGGGATAATCCTAAAGTTGAGATTATCGCTGAAATTGTATCAGACGGTGAGGGAGATGATGAACAAGAAAAGGTTGATGATACCGAAATTAAAATTCGGGAGAGGGGAAATGAAGTGACTATCGAAACAGATTATGATAGGGTTCATGATCATCATTCCTGGTTTTTTGATTTGTTCGGAGTGAATTCGGGAAGTATGCCGTTTGTTCATTATCGAATATCGATGCCGGTTACCGCTTCACTAAAAATAAAAGATTATAAATCTGATACAAAAATTACAGACCTCAAATCATCTTTAAAAATGGAGACATATAAAGGTAATATTGTAGTTCGACAGTTCGAAGGAGCAATTGACCTTGAGACTTACAAGGGCGATGTTGCAGTTTATTTCGCTCAATTTTCAGATGACAGTAAATTTGAAACATACAAAGGTAAAATTGAAATTATTATACCGGAAAAAACCAACGTAACCATCGATGCAGACCTTGGCAGACGAGTTGAATTCGATTCTGATTTCGATATCAGGTTTAAATCCCACTCTCGGCATGATAGTAATGTTTTTGAAAAGATAAACGGAGGCGGGAATGTCCTGAGGATATCATCTGAAAAAGGTGAAATAAGAATTCGAAAACATTAA